The following proteins are co-located in the Pirellulales bacterium genome:
- a CDS encoding LysM peptidoglycan-binding domain-containing protein: MSSIRPLATIMLLAVAGFVLYVKITETEPVIPDGVGEYEFNVGLDSGMDEPTAWSPLQGTAPLAAGSGGVPPAFVPSEPSSAPPAWDGGTATTPPPFTNDTAAASTDGPPPFVAAAPSTTPGAEPAAPATQPAMPEIPQEQTSASAAPAVAAAAGTLAGAGAAAAVMSGDRYGAPPLAQDDPTQGYSTPGDSASSASPTAEVSTATTDAAAPWSDVATEAPEATPPAGDLGRYADAAVASAPAPVDTPASSTGSLYAQSRRSIQSALDRGELAQALQMLSDWQGDPSLTRDESAEVEGLLSQLAGSVIYSTEHRLEPPYLVQAGETIDGIAAKYDVSPQLLGKINGVAPGQPLAPGQELKVVRGPFSALIDLSDRELTLMLDRRYAGRFRVNIDPALTVEDGQWEVVDKPLAPASAAPNVPHPPADGVDRSVMLQNPTALSGQVAVLRGPGVPDAASPEPAGRVIRLDSPDIEDVFDILSVGSRITIRR; this comes from the coding sequence GTGAGTTCGATTCGACCCCTCGCGACGATCATGTTGTTGGCCGTCGCGGGTTTCGTGTTGTACGTGAAAATCACCGAGACCGAGCCGGTCATCCCGGACGGCGTCGGCGAATACGAGTTCAACGTCGGCCTGGACAGCGGCATGGACGAGCCGACGGCTTGGTCCCCGTTGCAAGGAACCGCGCCGCTGGCCGCGGGTTCCGGCGGAGTTCCCCCGGCGTTCGTCCCCAGCGAACCGAGTTCTGCACCCCCGGCCTGGGACGGCGGCACAGCGACGACTCCGCCGCCGTTCACGAACGACACGGCTGCCGCGAGTACGGACGGGCCTCCGCCGTTCGTTGCAGCGGCTCCGTCAACGACGCCCGGCGCCGAGCCTGCAGCGCCTGCGACGCAGCCCGCGATGCCGGAGATCCCGCAGGAACAAACCAGCGCCTCGGCCGCACCGGCCGTGGCAGCCGCGGCGGGAACGCTCGCTGGCGCTGGCGCTGCAGCAGCCGTGATGAGCGGCGACCGTTACGGCGCCCCTCCGCTGGCGCAAGATGACCCGACGCAGGGTTATTCGACGCCGGGCGACTCGGCTTCTTCGGCTTCCCCGACAGCCGAGGTCTCAACCGCGACGACGGATGCCGCCGCCCCGTGGAGCGACGTCGCGACCGAGGCGCCTGAAGCCACGCCCCCGGCTGGCGATCTTGGTCGGTACGCTGACGCTGCCGTAGCTTCAGCTCCCGCCCCGGTTGACACGCCGGCTTCGTCGACCGGTTCTCTGTACGCCCAATCGCGGCGGTCGATTCAATCGGCTCTCGATCGGGGCGAGCTCGCCCAGGCGTTGCAGATGCTCAGCGACTGGCAGGGCGATCCCTCGCTCACCCGCGACGAATCCGCCGAAGTGGAGGGCCTGCTGAGCCAGCTTGCCGGCAGCGTCATCTACTCGACCGAGCATCGGCTTGAGCCTCCCTACTTGGTCCAAGCGGGCGAGACGATCGACGGGATCGCGGCCAAGTACGACGTCTCGCCGCAATTGTTGGGCAAGATCAACGGCGTCGCCCCCGGACAGCCGCTCGCGCCCGGGCAAGAACTGAAGGTCGTCCGTGGGCCGTTTTCGGCGCTCATCGATCTGAGCGACCGGGAACTGACGCTCATGCTCGATCGCCGCTATGCCGGTCGGTTCCGGGTGAACATCGACCCGGCGCTGACTGTGGAAGACGGACAGTGGGAGGTGGTCGACAAGCCGCTCGCGCCCGCGTCGGCCGCGCCCAACGTGCCCCATCCGCCCGCGGACGGCGTCGACCGGTCGGTGATGCTGCAGAACCCGACGGCGCTGAGCGGCCAGGTGGCGGTGCTGCGCGGCCCCGGCGTCCCCGACGCAGCTTCCCCCGAGCCGGCGGGCCGGGTGATCCGCCTCGATTCGCCCGACATCGAAGACGTGTTCGACATCCTCTCGGTCGGCTCGCGGATCACGATCCGACGGTAG
- a CDS encoding endonuclease III domain-containing protein produces MRIDASHVFQTLLAALGPQHWWPANSPLEVMVGAVLVQNTAWANVERAIANLRDAEALDPHRLVELPPEELEALIRPAGYFRVKAKRLANLMRWFVREYDGSIDALRQTDMTSLREELLAINGIGPETADSILLYALEMPALAVDAYTLRIWARHGWIDYDADYSRLQERLVDELPVDPATYNELHALIVEVGKRWCKPQPKCADCPLCGLLPPGGIAEPW; encoded by the coding sequence ATGCGCATCGACGCTTCGCACGTGTTTCAAACGCTGCTCGCGGCATTGGGGCCGCAACATTGGTGGCCGGCGAATTCGCCGCTCGAGGTGATGGTCGGCGCCGTGCTCGTGCAGAACACCGCGTGGGCGAACGTCGAGCGGGCGATCGCCAACCTGCGCGACGCCGAGGCTCTCGATCCGCATCGCCTCGTCGAACTCCCGCCCGAGGAACTCGAGGCGCTGATTCGCCCCGCGGGCTACTTTCGCGTCAAAGCCAAGCGGCTCGCCAACCTCATGCGGTGGTTCGTCCGAGAGTACGACGGCTCGATCGACGCCCTGCGGCAAACCGACATGACGAGCCTGCGCGAGGAACTGCTGGCGATCAACGGCATCGGGCCCGAGACGGCCGACTCGATCCTGCTTTACGCCCTGGAAATGCCGGCCCTGGCGGTCGACGCCTACACGCTGCGGATTTGGGCTCGACACGGGTGGATCGACTACGACGCGGATTACAGCCGTCTGCAGGAACGGCTCGTCGACGAATTGCCCGTCGACCCGGCGACTTACAACGAACTGCATGCCCTGATCGTGGAAGTCGGCAAACGGTGGTGCAAACCGCAACCGAAGTGCGCCGACTGCCCCCTCTGCGGGCTGCTTCCCCCCGGGGGAATCGCCGAGCCGTGGTGA
- a CDS encoding DUF2617 family protein: MLSVRPKIAELVYQFYGRSLHPELFDIQQSRRVSRGDYAATIHITNSGHVVTWTYQGLVLTETAAAANQPLPQRRRLMAYRLQGTRSDAIDCRGGVRFEMSYSLEPADREKFAAYDQQLTLPATRDGMLQRFEASGRFERGALSYIAVDCRDKAMRIQAFHTFPDDAAVLKIQSVYRVPK; encoded by the coding sequence ATGCTGTCCGTTCGTCCGAAGATCGCGGAACTCGTCTACCAGTTCTACGGGCGGTCGCTCCACCCCGAGTTGTTCGACATTCAGCAAAGCCGTCGCGTGTCGCGCGGCGATTATGCGGCGACGATCCATATCACCAACTCGGGCCACGTGGTGACGTGGACCTACCAGGGGCTGGTGCTGACCGAGACGGCCGCAGCGGCGAACCAGCCGCTGCCGCAGCGGCGCCGGCTGATGGCCTATCGCCTGCAGGGGACCCGCTCCGACGCGATCGATTGCCGCGGCGGAGTGCGGTTCGAGATGAGCTACTCGCTGGAGCCGGCCGACAGAGAGAAGTTCGCCGCGTACGATCAGCAACTCACTCTTCCCGCGACCCGCGACGGGATGCTGCAACGGTTTGAGGCGAGCGGTCGGTTCGAACGGGGCGCCCTCAGCTATATCGCCGTCGATTGCCGCGACAAGGCGATGCGAATCCAAGCGTTCCACACCTTCCCCGACGACGCCGCGGTGCTGAAGATCCAAAGCGTCTATCGCGTGCCGAAGTAG
- a CDS encoding alpha/beta fold hydrolase: protein MTAACQATTSDGVELAYADIGAGPVVTLVHGFPLDRSMWDEQVAALAGTYRVIAPDLRGFGQSGIGPDDARSGVPMERYAADLVAVLDAAGVRAPVVLAGFSMGGYVAWQFALQTPERLRALVLSDTRAAADPPEAAANRRAMAERVLAENSPAAAEGMISKLLAPATLAAGLPAVARVTAMIRGASPAGIAAAQIGMAVRPDVRDRLGEIVCPALAIVGAEDAISPPAEMRELAAALPQGRFVEVPMAGHMAPLENPAAYNAALLDFVGRAV, encoded by the coding sequence ATGACTGCCGCTTGCCAAGCGACGACCTCCGACGGAGTCGAACTCGCCTACGCCGACATCGGCGCCGGGCCGGTCGTGACGCTCGTGCACGGCTTTCCCCTCGACCGTTCGATGTGGGACGAGCAGGTCGCGGCGCTCGCCGGAACGTATCGCGTGATCGCGCCCGATTTGCGCGGGTTCGGCCAATCGGGAATCGGCCCCGACGACGCTCGCAGCGGCGTTCCCATGGAGCGGTACGCCGCGGATCTCGTCGCCGTGCTCGACGCGGCCGGCGTGCGCGCGCCGGTCGTGCTGGCGGGCTTCTCGATGGGGGGCTACGTGGCGTGGCAATTCGCCCTGCAAACCCCCGAGCGGCTGCGGGCGCTGGTCCTCTCGGACACCCGCGCCGCGGCCGATCCTCCCGAGGCGGCGGCCAATCGTCGAGCGATGGCCGAACGGGTTCTCGCCGAGAACAGTCCCGCGGCGGCCGAGGGGATGATTTCCAAGCTGCTCGCCCCGGCGACGCTCGCCGCGGGTCTGCCGGCGGTTGCGCGTGTGACGGCGATGATCCGGGGCGCTTCGCCCGCGGGGATCGCTGCTGCGCAGATCGGCATGGCCGTGCGACCCGACGTGCGCGACCGACTTGGCGAGATCGTTTGCCCCGCGCTGGCAATCGTCGGCGCCGAGGACGCAATTAGCCCCCCGGCCGAGATGCGCGAACTCGCCGCCGCATTGCCGCAGGGCCGCTTCGTCGAGGTCCCTATGGCCGGCCACATGGCGCCGCTCGAAAACCCCGCCGCGTACAACGCGGCGCTGCTCGACTTCGTCGGGCGGGCCGTCTAG
- a CDS encoding response regulator: MSERDRILIADDNEQNVELLEAFLADRDVDVAIAVDGQDTLDKFGSFQPHLILLDVMMPRLSGFEVCERLKGDPATSGVMILMVTALNEDGDIERAVEAGTDDFISKPVNKLELLKRVDNMLKLRHVTDERERLRRYIESMDERAGAAN, from the coding sequence ATGAGCGAACGGGACCGGATTTTGATCGCTGACGACAACGAACAGAACGTCGAGTTGCTCGAAGCGTTTCTCGCCGATCGCGACGTCGACGTCGCAATCGCGGTCGACGGGCAAGACACGCTCGACAAGTTCGGCTCGTTCCAACCTCACCTGATCCTGCTCGACGTGATGATGCCTCGACTGAGCGGGTTCGAGGTCTGCGAGCGTCTCAAGGGCGATCCCGCCACCAGCGGCGTGATGATTCTGATGGTCACCGCGCTCAACGAGGACGGCGACATCGAACGGGCCGTCGAGGCGGGGACCGACGACTTCATCTCCAAGCCGGTCAACAAGCTCGAGCTGCTCAAGCGGGTCGACAACATGCTCAAGCTGCGGCACGTGACCGACGAACGCGAGCGACTGCGCCGTTACATCGAGAGCATGGACGAACGCGCCGGCGCCGCGAATTGA
- a CDS encoding serine hydroxymethyltransferase, producing the protein MTNLLAAADPAVWNAIADEATRQQDGLEMIASENYTSPAVMQAVGSVLTNKYAEGYPGRRYYGGCEFVDVVEQIAIDRAKELFGAEFANVQPHSGSQANTAIYLTALAPGDTVLGLDLAHGGHLTHGMKLNISGMLYNFISYGVRPDDHRIDFDQVARLAREHKPKMIVAGASAYPREIPHPKFAEIAREVGAKLMVDMAHYAGLVAAGLHDNPVGVADFVTTTTHKTLRGPRGGLCLAKEEYGKTINSRVFPGIQGGPLMHVIAGKAVCFGEALKPEFRVYARQVIDNASALAEALAAGGLSLVSGGTENHLMLVDVTSLGIGGKKAEEALDAAGITVNKNMIPFDQRKPMDPSGIRVGTPALTTRGMGEDQMRTIGGWMLEALRHADDAAVLERIRGQIRELCIDFPVPAAALEATAV; encoded by the coding sequence ATGACGAACCTCCTTGCCGCCGCCGATCCTGCCGTGTGGAACGCCATCGCCGACGAGGCGACCCGGCAGCAGGACGGGCTGGAGATGATCGCCAGCGAAAACTACACCAGTCCCGCGGTCATGCAGGCGGTCGGCAGCGTGCTGACCAACAAGTACGCCGAGGGATACCCCGGCCGGCGGTACTACGGCGGGTGCGAGTTCGTCGACGTCGTCGAGCAAATCGCCATCGATCGGGCGAAGGAGCTGTTCGGCGCCGAGTTCGCCAATGTGCAGCCTCACTCGGGCTCCCAAGCGAACACGGCGATCTACCTGACCGCGCTTGCGCCGGGAGACACGGTCCTGGGGCTCGACTTGGCCCACGGGGGCCACCTGACCCACGGGATGAAGCTAAACATCTCGGGGATGTTGTACAACTTCATCTCCTACGGCGTGCGGCCTGACGATCACCGGATCGATTTCGATCAGGTCGCCCGGCTGGCTCGCGAGCACAAGCCGAAGATGATCGTCGCGGGGGCGAGCGCTTATCCGCGTGAGATCCCGCACCCGAAGTTCGCCGAGATCGCCCGCGAGGTCGGCGCCAAGCTGATGGTCGACATGGCCCACTATGCGGGGCTGGTGGCGGCGGGGTTGCACGACAATCCGGTCGGGGTCGCCGACTTCGTGACGACGACCACCCACAAGACGCTCCGCGGCCCGCGCGGCGGCTTGTGTCTGGCCAAGGAAGAATACGGCAAGACGATCAACAGCCGCGTGTTCCCCGGCATCCAGGGGGGGCCGCTGATGCACGTGATCGCAGGCAAGGCGGTTTGCTTCGGCGAGGCGCTCAAGCCCGAGTTCCGCGTCTACGCCCGGCAAGTGATCGACAACGCCAGCGCCCTGGCCGAGGCGCTGGCCGCGGGAGGGTTGTCCCTGGTCAGCGGCGGAACTGAAAACCACCTGATGCTGGTCGACGTCACGTCGCTGGGCATCGGCGGCAAGAAGGCTGAGGAGGCTCTCGACGCCGCGGGGATCACGGTCAACAAGAATATGATCCCCTTCGATCAGCGCAAGCCGATGGATCCCTCGGGCATTCGCGTCGGCACGCCGGCGCTCACGACCCGCGGGATGGGCGAGGATCAGATGCGCACGATCGGCGGCTGGATGCTCGAGGCGCTCCGCCACGCCGACGACGCGGCGGTTCTGGAGCGCATCCGCGGGCAAATTCGCGAGTTGTGCATCGACTTTCCCGTCCCCGCCGCGGCGCTGGAAGCCACGGCAGTTTAG
- a CDS encoding biotin/lipoyl-binding protein translates to MPTLADSIVSSSSRKLAIRVRPDLKARKQRYQGRVYWVVKDPVGLQYFRFEEEEFAILQMLDGESSLDEIAEQFEREFPPQTIRVEELQNFIGMLHRSGLVLSNSPGQGHQLKERRDERKRKELLAAASNILAFRFRGFDPEKILNAMRPIGRFFFSGPATVFNLSLMLAAAILVTVEFDVFRSRLPSFHSFFDAQNWLALGATLAVTKILHEFGHGLSCKHFGGECHEMGVMFLVLTPCLYCNVSDSWMLPSRWKRAAIGAAGMYVEVVLASIATFLWWFSEPGWLNYTCLNVMFVSSVSTILFNANPLLRYDGYYILSDLMEVPNLRQKANTILNRKLAKWCLGLEEAEDPFLPKRHQSLFALYTVASFVYRWVVLFSILFFLNKVFEPYGLKVIGQTIALASIWGLFAAPAWKAYKFFKVPGRLTKMKRLRMYLTLLVLAGIVAAVLLVPLPSHVYCPFEIQPRGAASVYVESPGRLVEVLVQPGDRVEAGQVLVRLVNESTEAEILRLEGDRAAAKTEIENLERLRLRNPDAAAGLDTARELLQAAEERLAQKRTELAQLEVKAPIAGTVIAPPPAPAHHADPEVELPEWSGSPLEPKNLGALMQPDGPRNMVCQIIDPEAWDAVMVVDQNDVDLVQEGQRVQLLLEEASWQEFDSTIDHRSTDAMEAVPARLASTSGGPVAAQPQPDGVIRPLTTSYQATAPLDNSSGLLRNGLTGRARITTPHRTLAARIMRYLSRTFNFDI, encoded by the coding sequence ATGCCCACGCTTGCCGACAGCATCGTTTCCAGCTCGTCGCGCAAGCTGGCGATCCGGGTACGGCCGGATCTCAAGGCTCGCAAGCAGCGTTACCAAGGCCGGGTCTACTGGGTCGTCAAAGATCCGGTGGGGCTGCAGTACTTTCGGTTCGAGGAGGAGGAGTTCGCGATCCTGCAGATGCTCGACGGCGAGTCGAGCCTCGACGAGATCGCCGAACAGTTCGAGCGCGAGTTTCCGCCCCAGACGATCCGCGTCGAGGAGTTGCAGAACTTCATCGGCATGCTCCATCGCAGCGGGTTGGTGCTGTCCAATTCGCCGGGCCAGGGACATCAGCTCAAGGAGCGCCGCGACGAACGCAAACGCAAGGAGCTGCTCGCCGCGGCCAGCAACATTCTCGCGTTCCGATTCCGCGGGTTCGACCCTGAGAAGATTCTGAACGCGATGCGGCCGATCGGCCGGTTCTTCTTCTCGGGACCGGCGACGGTCTTCAACCTGTCGTTAATGCTTGCCGCGGCGATTCTGGTGACGGTCGAGTTCGACGTGTTCCGCTCGCGGCTGCCGTCCTTCCACTCGTTCTTCGACGCGCAGAACTGGCTCGCCTTGGGGGCCACGCTGGCGGTCACCAAGATTCTGCACGAGTTCGGCCACGGGTTGTCGTGCAAGCATTTCGGCGGCGAGTGCCACGAAATGGGGGTCATGTTTCTCGTGCTCACCCCCTGCTTGTACTGCAACGTAAGCGACTCGTGGATGCTCCCCAGTCGATGGAAGCGGGCCGCGATCGGCGCCGCGGGGATGTACGTCGAGGTGGTGCTCGCCTCGATCGCCACCTTCCTCTGGTGGTTCAGCGAGCCGGGGTGGCTCAACTACACCTGCCTGAACGTTATGTTCGTCAGCTCGGTGAGCACGATCCTGTTCAACGCCAATCCCCTGTTGCGATACGACGGGTACTACATCCTCAGCGACCTCATGGAGGTCCCCAACCTGCGGCAGAAGGCCAATACGATCCTCAATCGCAAGCTGGCCAAGTGGTGCCTGGGGCTCGAGGAGGCGGAAGATCCCTTTCTGCCCAAGCGGCATCAATCGCTGTTCGCGCTGTACACAGTCGCCTCGTTCGTGTATCGCTGGGTCGTGCTGTTTTCGATTCTGTTCTTCCTCAACAAGGTGTTCGAGCCGTACGGTCTGAAAGTCATCGGCCAGACGATCGCGCTCGCGTCGATCTGGGGCCTGTTCGCAGCGCCAGCCTGGAAGGCCTACAAGTTTTTCAAAGTGCCGGGGAGACTGACGAAGATGAAGCGGCTGCGGATGTACCTCACGCTGCTGGTCTTGGCTGGGATCGTTGCGGCCGTGCTGCTCGTGCCGCTGCCGTCGCACGTGTACTGCCCGTTCGAAATCCAGCCCCGCGGGGCCGCCAGCGTCTACGTCGAGTCCCCTGGCCGGTTGGTCGAGGTTCTCGTGCAACCCGGCGATCGGGTCGAGGCGGGACAGGTGCTGGTGCGTCTGGTCAATGAATCGACCGAGGCCGAAATCCTCCGTCTCGAAGGAGATCGAGCGGCGGCGAAGACCGAGATCGAAAACCTCGAACGCCTGCGGCTGCGCAATCCCGACGCGGCGGCGGGGCTCGATACGGCCCGCGAACTCTTGCAAGCGGCCGAGGAGCGGCTCGCCCAAAAGCGAACCGAGCTGGCTCAATTGGAAGTGAAGGCGCCGATCGCCGGCACGGTGATCGCCCCGCCCCCGGCGCCCGCGCATCACGCCGATCCCGAGGTCGAGCTCCCCGAGTGGTCGGGCAGCCCGCTGGAGCCCAAGAATCTGGGCGCCCTGATGCAGCCCGACGGACCGCGGAACATGGTCTGTCAGATCATCGACCCCGAGGCCTGGGACGCAGTGATGGTGGTCGATCAGAACGACGTCGATCTCGTGCAGGAAGGCCAGCGGGTGCAACTGCTCTTGGAAGAGGCGAGCTGGCAGGAATTCGACTCGACCATCGACCACCGCTCGACCGATGCGATGGAAGCGGTCCCGGCCCGACTGGCGAGCACCTCCGGGGGCCCCGTCGCGGCCCAACCGCAGCCCGACGGGGTCATCCGCCCGTTGACCACCAGCTACCAAGCGACCGCCCCGCTCGACAACTCCTCGGGCCTGCTCCGCAACGGGCTCACCGGCCGGGCGCGAATCACGACCCCGCACCGGACGCTCGCCGCGCGGATCATGCGTTACCTGAGTCGCACGTTCAACTTCGACATCTGA
- a CDS encoding HlyD family efflux transporter periplasmic adaptor subunit, translating to MVRRCCRRALLLTSLVVVGLAARRSVAAEVHTSGTVEFVQTVKIPAEEAGVIRLLPVREGSRVQAGELLAQIDDRQAQAARKVAESKRNAARKRAEDDIELRYADAAGDVARADWDRDVEANKAVPKSVPEIQLRQKKLVWQKALLQYEKAQNDRVLAGMDADAYEAELEAANVAVERRTIRAPFDGEVQILYAHEAEWANPGDPVLQLVRLDDLYVNLVVPASQHDPQELDGCAVTATATLARGRTALVEGQIAFVDQEVQGGSSEFAYKVRAEMKNVQIEGDWVLRPGMTVEVTIHLDRKLSR from the coding sequence ATGGTCCGTCGTTGCTGTCGTCGTGCGTTGCTGTTGACGTCGCTGGTCGTGGTCGGTCTCGCCGCAAGGCGCTCCGTCGCCGCCGAGGTGCACACCAGCGGCACGGTCGAATTCGTGCAGACCGTGAAGATCCCTGCGGAGGAAGCGGGGGTGATCCGTCTGCTGCCCGTCCGCGAGGGGAGCCGCGTCCAGGCAGGCGAATTGCTCGCCCAGATCGACGATCGCCAAGCCCAAGCCGCACGCAAGGTGGCCGAGTCGAAACGCAACGCGGCGCGCAAGCGGGCCGAAGACGACATCGAGCTGCGCTACGCCGACGCCGCCGGCGACGTCGCCCGGGCCGACTGGGACCGCGACGTCGAGGCGAACAAAGCCGTTCCCAAGTCGGTCCCCGAAATCCAACTGCGGCAGAAGAAGCTCGTGTGGCAGAAGGCCTTGCTGCAATACGAGAAGGCGCAAAACGATCGCGTGCTCGCCGGGATGGACGCCGACGCGTACGAGGCCGAACTCGAAGCGGCGAACGTCGCGGTCGAGCGGCGGACGATCCGCGCCCCCTTCGACGGCGAGGTGCAAATCCTGTACGCCCACGAGGCCGAGTGGGCCAACCCGGGCGATCCCGTGCTTCAACTCGTTCGGCTCGACGACCTGTACGTCAACCTCGTGGTGCCCGCCTCGCAACACGATCCGCAGGAGCTTGACGGGTGCGCGGTCACGGCGACGGCGACCCTGGCCCGCGGGCGGACCGCCTTGGTCGAGGGACAGATCGCCTTCGTCGACCAGGAGGTGCAGGGCGGATCGTCCGAGTTCGCTTACAAAGTCCGGGCGGAGATGAAGAACGTCCAGATCGAGGGGGATTGGGTCCTCCGCCCCGGGATGACCGTCGAGGTGACGATCCACCTGGACCGCAAACTGTCGCGGTAG
- a CDS encoding HlyD family efflux transporter periplasmic adaptor subunit: MSDEFRRGPAVSDEYADEGRLPDEDAIRRAKQEIQSLVQEVDDLAKSEVEPTEFFAGLLDKSIAALAAFGGVVWTIEEGAGFKPQYQVNLQQTGLARDPALQMQHARLLAQIAEKGEPSLAPPHSGAGGEGDDQHQIAANPTDYLLVVAPIRTDKGVDGLVEIFQRTGARPTAQRGYLRFLVQMCEIAGEYLKTRRLRQFVSKQSLWEQLESFTSLVHERLDSRETAYTIANEGRRLIGCDRVTVVLRKGSSYVVEAISGQDTFDKRSNVVRLLRDLARVVGRSGEDLWYAGDTKNLAPQVEKAVNAYVDESHTKQLAVLPLREIDDSGDDDDAAKKRADNILGVLVIEQLVDGRQPEGLLQRVDVVRRHSGTALTNAAFHESLFLMPLWRLIGKSRVLVAARNLPKTIAAAIAVTAVAATLTLVPYDFTVTADGKLLPERRRNVFAELDGMITEVKKTHGDAVTAGEVLAVQRSSALDEQEVALNKERDAVLQKISTVDLQLRKFSAATARPGDRDQLIAEKAVLQTQLDGLDKQVAFHKSQREKLLIRSPVDGKVVTWKVKDLIQGRTVRTGHRLMEIADPSQGWMLEIYVPEKKMGHVTAQLDELLRQDSQAQLEVTFILATNVDQKLVGRVTTIHANAEVEGDKGNTVRMDVEFDQEQLKQIVADPARDLKVAADVKAKIRCGRAPIGYVWFHELWEFVQSRILFRI, translated from the coding sequence CGGCTGTGAGCGACGAGTACGCCGACGAAGGGAGGCTGCCCGACGAGGACGCCATCCGCCGGGCCAAGCAGGAAATCCAGTCCCTCGTCCAAGAAGTCGACGACCTGGCCAAGAGCGAGGTCGAGCCGACTGAGTTTTTCGCCGGATTGCTCGACAAATCGATTGCCGCGTTGGCCGCGTTCGGCGGGGTCGTTTGGACGATTGAAGAAGGCGCCGGCTTCAAACCGCAGTACCAGGTGAACCTGCAGCAGACCGGGCTGGCTCGCGACCCCGCGCTGCAGATGCAGCACGCCCGGCTTCTGGCCCAAATCGCCGAGAAAGGGGAGCCGAGCCTCGCCCCGCCCCACTCCGGCGCGGGGGGCGAGGGGGACGACCAGCACCAGATCGCCGCCAACCCCACCGATTACTTGCTGGTGGTCGCTCCCATCCGCACCGACAAAGGGGTCGACGGGCTGGTGGAGATTTTCCAGCGGACCGGCGCCCGGCCGACTGCCCAGCGCGGCTACCTCCGCTTTCTCGTGCAAATGTGCGAGATCGCCGGCGAGTACCTCAAGACCCGCCGCCTGCGGCAGTTCGTCAGCAAGCAATCGTTGTGGGAGCAGCTCGAGAGCTTCACGTCGCTCGTTCACGAACGACTCGACTCCCGCGAGACCGCCTACACGATCGCCAACGAAGGGCGGCGGCTCATCGGGTGCGACCGCGTGACGGTCGTCCTCCGCAAGGGGAGCAGCTACGTCGTCGAAGCGATCAGCGGGCAGGACACGTTCGACAAGCGGTCGAACGTCGTCCGGCTGTTGCGCGACTTGGCTCGGGTCGTCGGCCGCAGCGGCGAGGACCTATGGTACGCCGGCGACACGAAAAATCTCGCCCCGCAGGTCGAGAAGGCGGTCAACGCCTACGTCGACGAATCGCATACCAAGCAACTGGCCGTCCTCCCGTTGCGCGAGATCGACGACTCCGGCGACGACGACGATGCCGCCAAGAAACGGGCCGACAACATTCTGGGCGTCCTGGTGATCGAGCAGCTCGTCGACGGTCGGCAGCCCGAGGGGCTGTTGCAGCGGGTCGACGTCGTGCGCCGGCACAGCGGCACGGCGCTCACCAATGCGGCGTTCCACGAGAGTCTGTTCCTGATGCCGCTGTGGCGGCTCATCGGCAAGAGCCGCGTGCTGGTCGCGGCCCGCAATCTGCCCAAGACGATCGCCGCGGCGATCGCGGTGACGGCCGTGGCGGCGACGTTGACGCTCGTGCCGTACGACTTCACCGTCACGGCCGACGGCAAGCTGCTCCCCGAGCGACGCCGCAACGTGTTCGCCGAGCTCGACGGCATGATCACCGAGGTCAAAAAGACCCACGGCGACGCGGTGACCGCGGGCGAAGTGCTGGCCGTGCAGCGGAGCAGCGCGCTCGACGAACAGGAAGTCGCGCTGAACAAGGAACGCGACGCCGTGCTGCAGAAGATCAGCACGGTCGATCTGCAATTGCGCAAATTCAGCGCCGCGACGGCCCGCCCCGGAGATCGCGACCAACTGATCGCCGAGAAGGCGGTCCTGCAAACGCAACTCGACGGCCTCGACAAGCAGGTCGCGTTTCACAAATCGCAGCGCGAGAAGCTGCTGATCCGCAGCCCCGTCGACGGCAAGGTCGTCACCTGGAAGGTCAAGGACCTCATCCAGGGACGAACCGTCCGCACGGGGCATCGACTGATGGAGATCGCCGACCCGTCGCAAGGGTGGATGCTCGAAATCTACGTCCCCGAGAAGAAAATGGGGCACGTGACGGCGCAACTCGACGAGTTGCTCCGTCAGGATTCCCAGGCCCAATTGGAAGTCACGTTCATCCTGGCGACCAACGTCGATCAGAAACTCGTCGGCCGCGTCACCACGATCCACGCCAACGCCGAGGTCGAGGGAGACAAAGGGAACACGGTCCGGATGGACGTCGAGTTCGATCAAGAGCAGCTCAAGCAGATCGTGGCCGACCCGGCCCGCGACCTGAAGGTGGCGGCCGACGTGAAGGCGAAGATCCGCTGCGGCCGGGCGCCGATCGGTTACGTGTGGTTCCACGAACTGTGGGAGTTCGTCCAGTCGCGGATCTTGTTCCGGATATAG